The Saccharopolyspora gloriosae genome window below encodes:
- a CDS encoding aldolase/citrate lyase family protein translates to MIEGDVETAVRAARSWMYTPGTKPELVDSAARSGADAVILDLDESVRPEDEAIARGMVIDHVTTARREDLVTAVRINSASTAAGLADLTALISASVAPDVLVLPKMESAGALGVIENLLFEASSRTMLVPLIETARGLRELPRILASQHRVVAVLVGAAGLVTSLGVAGDWESLRSVRGSIVLAADAVDLVAIDAPFFDSGDPIGLAAETRSAAKLGFSAKAAIHPEQARAINTAFAPTEDQLTWAHQVMSLYAAGGGELAGEVVDDALAHRARRYLRRNLSVDTLSPA, encoded by the coding sequence ATGATCGAAGGCGATGTGGAAACCGCCGTGCGCGCCGCGCGCAGCTGGATGTACACGCCCGGCACGAAACCGGAACTCGTCGACTCGGCCGCGCGCAGCGGGGCCGACGCGGTGATCCTCGACCTCGACGAGTCGGTGCGGCCCGAGGACGAGGCGATCGCCCGCGGCATGGTCATCGACCACGTGACCACCGCGCGGCGCGAAGACCTGGTGACCGCGGTGCGGATCAACTCGGCGTCGACGGCCGCCGGGCTGGCCGACCTCACCGCGCTGATCTCCGCGAGCGTCGCTCCGGACGTGCTGGTGCTGCCGAAGATGGAGTCGGCGGGCGCGCTCGGCGTCATCGAGAACCTGCTGTTCGAAGCGAGCAGCAGGACGATGCTGGTCCCGCTGATCGAAACGGCGCGCGGACTCCGGGAGCTGCCGCGCATCCTCGCTTCGCAGCACCGGGTGGTGGCCGTGCTGGTCGGTGCCGCGGGCTTGGTCACGAGCCTCGGCGTGGCCGGGGACTGGGAGTCGCTGCGGTCCGTGCGCGGCTCCATCGTGCTCGCCGCCGACGCCGTGGACCTCGTCGCCATCGACGCCCCGTTCTTCGACTCCGGCGACCCGATCGGCTTGGCGGCGGAGACCCGCAGCGCCGCGAAGCTGGGCTTCTCGGCGAAGGCGGCGATCCACCCCGAGCAGGCCCGCGCGATCAACACCGCGTTCGCCCCGACGGAGGACCAGCTCACCTGGGCGCACCAGGTCATGTCGCTCTACGCCGCAGGGGGAGGGGAGCTGGCGGGCGAGGTGGTCGACGACGCGCTCGCCCACCGCGCCCGCCGCTACCTCCGCCGGAACCTGTCCGTCGACACCCTCAGCCCCGCGTAG